The following are encoded together in the Chlorocebus sabaeus isolate Y175 chromosome 12, mChlSab1.0.hap1, whole genome shotgun sequence genome:
- the FAM120AOS gene encoding uncharacterized protein FAM120AOS, whose amino-acid sequence MQFRGRNLCRGAGCNRQAVAGQPLPSTWSLHAHDLVKEAPVLPVKKISRSCSVSNKVSRKTTKPPTLRSFLSPV is encoded by the exons ATGCAGTTCCGCGGCAG AAACCTCTGTAGAGGAGCAGGATGCAACCGACAGGCTGTGGCCGGACAGCCGCTACCCAGCACATGGAGCCTGCACGCGCACGATTTGGTCAAAGAAGCCCCCGTACTCCCGGTGAAAAAG atttccaGAAGCTGTTCTGTCAGTAACAAAGTCTCGAGGAAAACCACAAAACCACCAACACTAAGATCATTCTTGAGTCCAGTTTGA